A genomic window from Lotus japonicus ecotype B-129 chromosome 1, LjGifu_v1.2 includes:
- the LOC130734315 gene encoding uncharacterized protein LOC130734315, producing the protein MEAPKLTRTKSSLLRCSSPTTRSSIPSFTSVNVDEFREEEEEEEEEKKPKTRNKKRNSTNRVVKPGSGSIRFLVAPVLCLFGAFSLLFYPLYFFFFILGGPTSENVLLVLIFVAVALYLVNRNKGLIQRSVSVWKHSWDGNLKWLGFSSKGSEKPVQWFIGDACSVVKEEKKGLGMKGVVSTAREGVEFYGNGDFYEGEFHGGKCNGSGVYHFFVSGRYEGDWVEGKYDGYGIESWARGSRYRGQYRQGMRHGYGVYKFFTGDSYSGEWCNGQSHGMGLQCCSDGSSYVGQFKYGVKHGLGCYHFRNGDRYAGEYFSDHIHGFGIYHFANGHCYEGAWHEGRRQGYGVYTFRNGERKCGEWDAGNLKHSLPPLTDAIIRAVQAARKTAENAINLPRNDEIVNKAVMAANRAATAARVAAVKAVQSRMGGNFCDTDV; encoded by the exons ATGGAAGCTCCGAAGCTCACCCGAACCAAATCGTCTTTGCTCCGGTGTTCTTCTCCGACGACCCGATCCTCTATTCCGAGCTTCACCTCGGTCAACGTCGACGAGTTTcgggaagaggaggaggaggaagaagaagagaagaagccGAAAACCAGGAACAAGAAGAGGAACAGTACAAACCGGGTCGTGAAACCCGGTTCGGGTTCGATCCGGTTCTTGGTTGCTCCGGTTCTGTGCTTGTTCGGCGCGTTTTCGCTGTTGTTCTACCCTCtgtatttcttcttcttcatcctcggaGGACCCACTTCCGAGAATGTTTTGCTGGTTCTGATCTTTGTTGCGGTGGCGTTGTATCTGGTCAACCGGAACAAGGGTTTGATCCAGAGGAGTGTTTCGGTTTGGAAGCATTCGTGGGATGGGAACCTGAAGTGGCTTGGTTTTTCGTCAAAGGGTAGTGAGAAACCGGTTCAGTGGTTCATCGGAGACGCTTGTTCGGTggtgaaggaggagaagaagggGCTTGGGATGAAAGGGGTTGTGTCTACGGCGAGGGAAGGGGTTGAGTTTTACGGCAATGGAGATTTCTATGAGGGTGAGTTTCATGGAGGGAAGTGTAATGGGAGTGGGGTTTATCACTTCTTTGTCAGTGGAAGATATGAGGGTGATTGGGTTGAAGGGAAGTATGATGGGTATGGAATTGAAAGCTGGGCTAGGGGTAGCCGCTACAGGGGGCAATATAGGCAAGGAATGAGGCATGGTTATGGGGTTTACAAGTTCTTCACTGGTGATTCTTATTCAGGGGAATGGTGTAATGGGCAGAGCCATGGTATGGGATTGCAGTGTTGTTCTGATGGTAGCTCCTATGTTGGTCAATTTAAGTATGGGGTCAAGCATGGACTTGGATGTTACCATTTTAG AAATGGAGATCGATATGCCGGTGAATATTTTTCAGACCACATACATGGATTTGGAATCTACCACTTTGCCAATGGCCATTGTTATGAAGGGGCATGGCATGAAGGTCGTAGGCAGGGGTATGGTGTGTATACTTTTCGAAATGGTGAACGAAAATGCGGTGAATGGGATGCGGGCAACCTCAAGCACTCTCTACCACCACTAACTGATGCTATCATTCGAGCAGTTCAG GCTGCTAGGAAAACAGCAGAAAATGCTATAAACCTTCCCAGGAATGATGAGATTGTGAACAAAGCAGTAATGGCTGCAAACAGGGCTGCCACTGCTGCTAGAGTTGCTGCAGTTAAAGCTGTTCAGAGTAGAATGGGTGGGAATTTTTGCGACACTGATGTCTAA